cattctacaTTCTGCAATACTGAaaccaaatatatttttctccaaatgataTAATCCATTGTAacgttaatttcattttttagttaaaagaaagaaaaagtttgatcgaaaagtcactccatGTGACTTGTCACAtatctgccccgagcccttcatttCTTTATATGTATCATTTAcattcaaaaccatttttttcaacacttatttatcttatttttggtattttgttTCCGATTTTAGCAATACTTTTCTGATACCTTaggtctttttttcccttttgttttgaACTGTCGAGAAAGTAGACTACGAAAGAAGTAATATTAATTATAACTTTTACTAATTACTTTTTGTCTATTTTATCTTTTAAGTTTCATAGGAacttaaaaattctaattatgcataaattattatGTGCATTTAATCACAGAGGTTACCTTTATATAAATAAGCTATACCGTGCATTTGGTTAGCGGATAGTTATGACTGATTTCAGATAAAAGGCAAATAGATCAAAAAGTTCAATCGAATAGTCAAAATGCTTCAAGTTTAGATAAGaactaaattttaaaaggaaaGCTCTTTAGTTTGTCATTATTCTAAAAAATTATAATCAAGCCAAATATTTGATACAAACTTGAGGACTCTGATTCCGTTATTTCTTGGAGAACTATTTGTTAAGGGGAACCAACCTCATTCCTCAATAAgatatttataaaattactaaTTGGGGTCACACAATATGGGATTagagtttttgtaaaaatattaatgtcTTTAAAACTTTACTCTATAAAACGCATAGAAGCTGAATTCGACTTTtgatgttaaattattttttacttccgaAAAGGAGTGTACTTTTAGGTATTAAGTATTTTACTATTCTTTTGTTATCTCAGACATCATTCATATTGCTAAATTTAAATATTGGCTTTTGACTTGGAATAAAAAGTATTTGTAAgggaaattaaacttaaaaacaaagcagaaaaagcagaatattgcatatttttaaaaattttggtttaaaaGAGATGAAAAGCATAATGAAAGCATCAAAACATTGAGCTTTTCTTGATAGTTTAATGAATTTGTTGTTATCTAAATATTAACTGATTTCGACGTAAAAATCAATcgaatatttttgtgaattttatgcAATTATATAGGTAATAAGAATAATTATATGACAAATATtagcaataaagtaaaatattgatAATACAAAATACATTTCAGTTTATAGTGCTCAGATTTTTTCGCGCTTAATATGATGTCTCATTGATCTGCTGCATATATATAAGTTTGggacaaaaattaataatttacaaGAGTAGGGTTAGGTGAGGGAAAGTTTGGGGGAAAAttgagattttatttttagaacagaGATTAAAATCAGACTATCAGATTTATTTTAAGCAAAACTTTTGATACAATTTTATACACTGGACTCATATTTCCTGAAGCGGAACggtttaattttgttattttgttagACTGTTTTCTCtaagtaacatttttaaaaaataatgttttgataTCTCTACATACGTCTTGATGGGACAAAGAGGGAGGTagttcaaaaattaaactttgtttttgaaataaggaTACCAGGGAAACAAAAGCATCTTGATCCTATTTAAATGTATAGATGAATAAAACAgctcttttttaccttttatttaaataaaaaaggtatCTCTTTGATTATCAATAGGATAAAAAAACAGTGGGAAATTCAAATTTACAATCATCCATTAGGTTCAAAAACTCGCCAAGCTTGGGGAATTTGGCGATTTCCATCAAAATTTGGAGCTGAAAATTAGTAGCCAAAAAAGAAGCCGACTTGGCGATATCTCATCAATTTCTCAACAAGCAGATAGACTCCTAAGATAAATACTGCTGAGAAAGAAGAAAAGCCTAAAGCTTCAAAAAATCAGGCTCGTTTGAATGAAAATTAACGTTATGAACGTCAAATTTAgcaagattacaacaaattatgCACTTAGAAACAGAAAAGTAACACgtaatttgtaaaatatttttataacaatttgTTAAGCCTAACCGTGACTCTCCCCTCCCTCCGAATTTCTTCATTTCTTAAACCCAATTATACTCGATAATATAATGGATTATACTCTATAATATATAGATGTTCTACTACAAGTCTgtagtaaaattaaaagtttttgataGTTAATAATGATTTCAGAGGACATTTTAATATATCAACTTACTCTAACATAACATACAAAAGAATCATAAACAAATGGTTCGCATTTATttgcttcagtttcaaaaaacaattgtaATCTCAACattaggggaaaaaatgaaagttgaattttttttttcaggtaacaAACGATCTTATATTTTTCCGtttgtgtcaaaacaattgtaaaaaaaaaaaaaaaaaaatgtttcatataatttgaacaacggcaaccagtgCCGACTTGCGTTTGAAAGTGTGAACCATCACTGTGTGCTAGGTGGAACAGAAAAAAACAACCTgtttttggaagttcgaaattttataTTGATAAAATGTTGCCCCTATTGCCCCATatgtagaataaaaatatttatccaaattaaagaATACTTAGGTGCCCAGAAAGAggcctaaaattaaaaattttccacaaaaaattgaTTCTTTCTATTTATCCTTTAAAGaaattacatatacatttaaataaaataatagattaaaaagttactagcgaacacattttcaaatcaacatttgtaaataaatatttaaaaaaaaaataaaaaaataaaaaagtaaactcaatcttgaaaaaatccatatttttgagaTGTGGGATGCTTAAAATGCGTCAATGGaggaaaaatttctatttaacgctactTACCTACTTCACTGGTTATATTTTTCAGCAtgatagtttcttaaaatttaccttacattcttcaaaaaatgatataggaaaaaaatcattttttgaagaaCATTCTAAATTTTATGCCTCCTGCTAGATAACTAAATATTTTAAcgtttagataaatatttttgtggtacagaTTGGGCTATCAGGGCTACGTTTTATCAATACGAAATTTCGaacttccgaatttttttttcggttctgcCTAGTACACAGTGCTGACTTACACTTTTAGACGCAAGTCAGGCTGGGTTGCCAttgttcaaattacatgaaagtttaaaaaaaaatttctttgacataaaagaaaaaatatccctaGTCAAAATATATGTCCTTACAAAAGAATTAGCCTCGAAATCTTAAGTAATAAGAGAAAATGGGCGCTTTTCAATATAACTCTTATTTTACCTATTGGCTCCACTTTCCTCCTTTTTACCTTAtgtccttttcttttattattgttGAGTTTCGAAAATAAAGCAGGAAACTACTAACGAAATCAAATTTCAATCTATAAcaataacaattttgtttgaatcaTTTAGTGTATGTTTAATTCAGTTGGTTTGTGTACAAAGGGTATATTAAAAATACGCGTTTGAACATCTAAATGTATGGCCTTGATGACGAAACGTGATAATTTGAGTCCCCGTTTAAGGCTACAGTGGACACCAGAAATGCTGAAAGTtgagcaaaaaatcgaaaataatttttagccTTTTTGTTTAATATCATATCAGCTACTGTATTCAGGgcaataagatttttttcattccatGTATTATTCAATGAATTATGGGTAAGCTTTGTTTTGCGTATCCGTGATCATGCCCCTTAGTTCGCATTTTTCAGAACGTATACTCTGCTGTCACTATTTACGTAAAAACATAAACTTAAAATGTACCACACATGCGCCACAATATTTATCGGATTATAAGGAAACTTTAGAAACACATTCAGATAATATCTAGTCATTGTTGTTTGCATAAATTTCAGTAATGACGGCAATGCAAAATtagaaattcaactttttttgctGTTGAAACCACCGTATTTGCTGAAAATGtcacataaattttcattttcaatttttttataacttgtctcttaaaacattacatgtaataaataaactaatgtaaTTATGCTTAACATTTGAAAAACAAGtgaaaattcaaagtttgaaaaaaaatgccgcATAGAGATACTtgtgaatttttcatttaatttttttgaattttaaatttctgaaaacgtattcatttttttgcacaaaattttttaattttttttagatataatAAATATACAAACACACAGAGTTTTAGGCGTCtacataaattattgaaaaaaaaaaggtgcccgCTGCAGCCTTAAACAAAATTATAATCTTCTCCtctattattagaaatttttgttATGTTCCGTCAATATGGAACTTTTTCTCTTAGTGCAGAgatattcgttgtaacgagattctgTTGTATTTTAAAGCAGAAGTCATACATCCACAAATCTGATTTATTAAAGTTCCTAAAAGTACTTCTTATGATTCTTATGATACCATGGAGTAAACATTCTCATTGATAATATCCCATATTTTTGTACGATACATCTCatccattatttaaaagattgaacgaaattaaaaaaatctccacCTAAGCTTTAAAAAGGAGTTCGTAATTGGATAAGTTATCTAGATAAAATGTAAAGAATTGGGCAAAATAGCCGCAGTCTCTCCTTATTGATGCCAGCTTTAAATAACTAAAAGCTCAAACTTTACTCTTATTCAACCGCAGCTGTACAACATTACGTACGTAATTGGGACatcatttatatatattataaaacttgGGGTCTTACACAATTTCGAATATTATGATATTTAGTTCAGATCTTTAAACTGGGCCATACTGCAAGAAAAGCCAAACGTGCAAcgcttaattaatttttattaacgaAGATAAAATGGATACCAAAATCAAACCTGAAATACTTTatgctgaaaataaaaatgctatttcaaacattttattttatacatttgtcTCAAGTTTACCAATCTTCATTTCCCTTTTCTTCTCAATGATAGTAAGTCACACTAACTGcatgtaatattttaatatatttttcttacatTGAGTTGTCataatgtttcagtttttttttcaataatatatatgtatatttatttaatttagggAAATAACTTCATTCTTATTCTATTGAATCGattaaataaacttttgtttGAGTTAACTTATATCATCAAtgtcaaataattttcaatatgaatataaacagaaaattaaactaaaaaagaaagaaaagaataatgatattcctgattaaaaaaaaaaccttaatgaaCATGCCCAATGAACTAAAACTAAAAAGTCTTACTGATCATAATACTGATAAataagaaataagaaataaaatgcatttgttAGTTACAAACATATGTTATCCTTATGATGCACACTAGACTCATAATAAAAGCTATATCTATTGAACATTAAACATAGTGATAAAATGAATATCTCAAATTGTTTGCATGCAtacagaaagttattaaataagtaaaacataaaataaattttaaaaaggcttACCTCGTTGATGGAATTCCTGGTCAGGTAGTTTTTCCCCTCCAAGGAAGTGTATTTGAGATGTGTTGAGAGAGGCGATATTCAAATGAAGATTAAACATCAAAAAGGATACGTGTATATAAAGGCTGCTCTGTAGGAGGACATTTGCGCAGCTGCCAACCAAGCACTACTTCAAACATCGGTTTCAATGGAGACGGCATTGACGTTGTTGTTATGGAGGGGGTTGCAGTTGGGCTTCTTGAGCTGTTGGTGATAGTTGCCCAGCATAAGTTGGTGGTGGTTCTCGACGCTCAGCAGCATTCCTTCCTCCAGCTCCATGATGTCGGAGGCAGATTCGCTGGCCGAGTCTCGCTTCAGCTTGGCTCCCACAGTGCCTGGCAGGTACGGGCAACTGGTGACGTGGTTGAAGTTCTGAGACTGCATCTCCTCCTGGTCCGTCTCACGGTGGTAGAAGTAGTTGAAGTTGGAGACTATGACGGGCACTGGCAGGGCGATGGTGAGCACGCCGGCGATTGCGCACAACGAGCCCACCAGCTTTCCCCAGACACCCACAGGTCGCATGTCCCCGTATCCGACTGTGGTCATTGTGACCACTGCCCACCAGAAAGCGTCCGGTATGCTCTTAAAGAATGACCTTTCAGAGTCTGCTTCAGCGTAGTAGACGGCGCTAGAGAAGAGAATCACgccgatgaagaggaagaagattaGTAATCCTAGCTCTCGCATGCTGGCTTTCAGAGTCCGACCCAAGATTTGCAGTCCTTTGGAGTGTCGGGACAGTTTGAAGATTCGGAAGACCCTCACTAGCCGGATCACCCTGAGAATGGCGAGTGACATGGCCTGGTTGTTACCCCTCTCGTTGATGGGTCGTTCCTGAGGCCTCTGACCCGAAACCACCGTGGCCAGTGTTATGAAATAGGGTATGATGGCCATCAGGTCGATACTGTTCATGGCGTCCCGACAGAAGGACATTTTGGATGGGCAGGCAAGGAATCGGACTAGCAGCTCAAACGTGAACCAGATGATACAGCAGGTCTCGATGATGAAGAAAGGGTCCGTGGTTCTTGGAACCTCGTCCTCGATGACGCGCGTCATGTTGTTGGTGGTGTTGAAGAGGCGATAGTGCTTGAACTCGGGTAACGTCTCCAAGCAGAAGATAAAGATCGACAGCAGAATCACGACCACAGAGACGATGGCGATCACACGAGCCCCCTGCGAGCTCTCGGGGTACTCGAACAGCAGCCAGAGCTTGCGCTTCAGCTCGTGCTTGGGCAAGGGTCTCTCCTCCTCTTTGATGAACCCCTCGTCCTCGCGGAACTTGTTGAAGGCCATCTCCCCCAGTTCGTAGAACTTGATCTCCTCGGCGAAGACATCCAGTGGCACATTCACCGGCCTCCTCAACCGGCCTCCACTCTGGTAGTAGTAGAGGATGGCGTCGAAGCTGGGGCGATTACGATCGAAGAAGTACTCATTCCGCAGCGGGTCAAAGTAGCGGATCCGCCGGGCCGGATCCCCAAGCAGAGTGTCGGGGAACTGGTTCAGCGTCCGCAGCTGGGTCTCGAACCTCAGGCCACTGACGTTGATGACCACCCGCTCGCAGTAGTCGTGGTCGTGCGGGATGGGCTCGAAGTTGCAGAGTGGGGGCAGGGACAGCAGCTGCGCTCCGCCCCCGGCTCCACCCCCCTCGGGTCCGCCGCTTGCGTTGGCACCACCTTCCTCGCCGTGCAGCTTCGGCAGGGACCTGGAGGAGAGAACGACCAGAGATGATGAGGACGCGGACAAGACCTGGGGAGCCTTGACCTGGACGGCCACCAGGTCGTCGCGACTAGACAAGGACCAGTCCTTGTCGCCGCTGCTGGCCCGCCGGATGGCCGTCGGCGGGGGAGGGGCCAGGAGGCCTCCCCCCCGCCGGGGCCGGAGGACTGGACCGACCCCCCACTTCTCGACGAGGTGGAGCTTCGAAATGGTTGCAGTTGGCTCTGTGGGCCACCTCAGCTGATCGGAAGGTCAGACGGATTGACCAGACGATTCTTCGGTGGACTGCGAAGAAACATTAGGGCTAACCCGATCACGCCATTCCCGGTAACTAACAGTTATATCCAAATCTCGTGAATTCAAAATGGAATAGTAAAAACTATTTGGCGGGTGGCAACACAGTGACACATATACTATATTCCATTTGGATAACAGCGATATTAATAAGAAACACTTTCATCGGACGCACACAATCTATCAAAGAGTGGGGGTGTGCGAGGATTGCCACCCAAGGAGGGTCCTGCCCCCCGAGTATCCCGATATCCGGGACGAGTTATTATTATCCTCCTGCCGTAGCAGAGGAATTTTCCATCGATTCCGGGAGCGATGCATCCCGGTTTACACCCTCGCTATCCTCGGCTTGCACTGATGAGGATTTCGGCAGCGATTCTGCTCTTGCCCCCTTTTTTCCCTAACCGGGACAGGGTTGCCGACCATTCATTTGTGTCCTCGCCAAGACTAACGCCAATACTACAGAACTCTATATCGATGCAGGTTTATCGACATATTTTGAGGGACCTTGTTTTTGTCTTCGCGCTCTAAACAGACAGAAATATGACTGAATGTGGCATCATTTACATAATAGTGAATGTCGAAAGATGtgtatacttttaattatttaaaccacAAGGGAAACTTTTTCTTGATTTCTTGATTAAGTTAAAATGTATATAAGCGGAGGGTAATATCTGCTTTGACTTGATTCATAATTTATTATGAATAAGGTTTCATTAACTCAGAAAATGATGTTCACATTTTGATTCATTTAACTTGAAAGGAATGAAAAAGCCAGGATTCTTTTGAATTAAACTTGTTAAGATCTTAAATTCTAGAAATCTACGCACAAGTCTTAAAGATTTCAAAACTTATTGATCGAAATCCTTAAAATATAGATGATAACCATGTGTGGAATACAGAACATGTATGGAAGATGAATTTTACATTGGGGGACAActaacaatgaaaaacaaaaatatgctgAAATCCCGTAACTCAAATAGTTTcaactttgaataaaaatgtgCTGATAagtgataataataaaatcatgAGAATACAGTACAaaatcataaataattttaagtatttatagtTACTATATTTATGCAGTAATATAAACAGAAGAATATGATAAAAGATTTAAAAGGGATTAGTTTGTTACAAATAACAGCGATATAATTACGTTAGCGTTAATAATACATAGTGCAATTATGCATTACTAATGCTTAAGTAATACCTTTATTAAGTGTGATATAAATGTACAATAAAGGAATTTCAGCAGTTACTTTATATTTGGACTATTAACTTGgcataaatgaaagtaaaatgtgcagaaatgcaaaaaaaaagttcaatgaatctgaaaaaaaaaaaaaaaaaaaaaaaacatatatgtaaataaattaatgaaataacaaaaattaaaaaatacataaatatactattaaaatgactgaaaaaagagCTTTGATTGTGTCGATCATGATGTATCCAAATGTAGCATTTTGCAGACTCCTGCACTCAGAGTAGAATGCAATTTGATTTCATAGCAAATATTTTTCCTGATTATATAAGTACGAAGCCAAATAACTACATTCATGctattttgaatattaatttagTGCAAACCAATGGCTTTTAACCGGTGGTACACATTGTTCTAGGGGTACGCAAAAATATGTAGAGAGCCTGCGGTTATCTTTCGAAAAGTGtacaaaatcataataataatgttAGAAGTgataaaattttgagcaatatgtAGTCCTACAATAAAGAACGATGTTATAACACTTCGTCATTTAACTTCTGAACTATTGCTGCAAAGAGAAGCAAATAGAACTAACATACAATGCGGTTCTTAACTCCTATACAAAAATCTCCATTGTGCAGAAGATTAAATAGAAACCTATCaccctttcagaaaaatgacaaatgttaaaaaaaaaaaaaaaaaaagaaattaattgattttgaaaaataaatacagttgtTAACTATGATGCGTAAAACACACTAGAAAAGTTTCtaccattttaaaaaacattttccgcacacatatgattttaaaagttattagccGCTATATTACCCCTTAAGGTTTAGTTGACTGTGAATGTAAAGTGGAGTAAGTTTCAAAATGCTGAGTTTCATATCtcggcagggtttttttttttcgaattgcttttttgtgTTTGCGATTTCCCAAAATGGAGAACCACATAAACTTGAGGGACTatataaaaaggtaaatttcgtactttgttcacatttttttttttgctttaaacttgtAATATCTTAACACTGCATCTTATTTTAACCATTTCAGCAACTGGAAGTATgaatctaagactaacggttgcgaaaatagaagcCTTGCAGATTAAACGGGGActatctctttctctctctctatatatatatctatatatagagagagagacagagagataGTCCCCGTTTAATAGTCCCCCGTCCTCTATATATATATggagagagagagtgagagagaaagAAAGGTTAACGAGAAATTTTATTACTAACTGCTTGATTTGTTCATGTAAATGATGCCACAGGCGTAACAAGTTGAATAGCAGAATTAGAGGGAAAATTGCGATACTTGATAAAAACTACCAGAATTAAAATCTGTACCTctgagccagaaggacgtaagtccaaaaactgcacttttctgtttattagtgaaTTAGATGTAGAAGGCTATCCAACATCGAGCCAAGTGAACGTAATggaattgtttccttcagtcaaaagtagtactttgtgtcactga
This window of the Uloborus diversus isolate 005 chromosome 4, Udiv.v.3.1, whole genome shotgun sequence genome carries:
- the LOC129219644 gene encoding potassium voltage-gated channel protein Shaker-like produces the protein MKESLPKLHGEEGGANASGGPEGGGAGGGAQLLSLPPLCNFEPIPHDHDYCERVVINVSGLRFETQLRTLNQFPDTLLGDPARRIRYFDPLRNEYFFDRNRPSFDAILYYYQSGGRLRRPVNVPLDVFAEEIKFYELGEMAFNKFREDEGFIKEEERPLPKHELKRKLWLLFEYPESSQGARVIAIVSVVVILLSIFIFCLETLPEFKHYRLFNTTNNMTRVIEDEVPRTTDPFFIIETCCIIWFTFELLVRFLACPSKMSFCRDAMNSIDLMAIIPYFITLATVVSGQRPQERPINERGNNQAMSLAILRVIRLVRVFRIFKLSRHSKGLQILGRTLKASMRELGLLIFFLFIGVILFSSAVYYAEADSERSFFKSIPDAFWWAVVTMTTVGYGDMRPVGVWGKLVGSLCAIAGVLTIALPVPVIVSNFNYFYHRETDQEEMQSQNFNHVTSCPYLPGTVGAKLKRDSASESASDIMELEEGMLLSVENHHQLMLGNYHQQLKKPNCNPLHNNNVNAVSIETDV